One Rossellomorea aquimaris DNA window includes the following coding sequences:
- the hflK gene encoding FtsH protease activity modulator HflK — protein sequence MSLKRIYMVTGMVLAAVLLIVVLLTSWYTVDESEQALVLTFGEAGEPVVEPGLHFKMPWPLQSVEVLSKETFSLQFGYEEKDGKIKDFPKETKMITGDEYIVLADLVVQWKITDPETYLFNSDNPKEILYDATSSSLRSIIGSSLIDDALTSGKAEIEAEVRDLLTTLIDDYDIGISILAVKLQDVELPNAEVRSAFTAVTDARETMNTKINEAKKYRNQRSNEAQGEKDAVMSRAKGDKIARVEQARGDVAVFDKLYNEYKSNPEITRKRLVLETLENVLPNAEIYIMKDSGETLKYFPIRQLENQNGPVKQEGSEENE from the coding sequence ATGAGTTTAAAGCGAATTTACATGGTGACAGGGATGGTTTTGGCAGCCGTTCTTTTAATTGTTGTATTATTGACTTCCTGGTATACCGTTGATGAATCAGAACAAGCGCTTGTATTGACGTTTGGAGAAGCGGGAGAGCCGGTCGTTGAGCCTGGGCTGCACTTCAAGATGCCATGGCCGTTGCAATCAGTGGAAGTGCTGTCTAAAGAAACCTTCAGTCTTCAATTTGGATATGAAGAAAAAGACGGGAAGATCAAGGACTTTCCGAAAGAGACCAAAATGATTACGGGAGATGAGTACATCGTTCTCGCTGATCTTGTGGTTCAATGGAAAATTACGGATCCTGAAACTTACTTATTTAACTCTGACAACCCAAAGGAAATTCTTTACGATGCTACTTCATCTTCTTTAAGAAGCATTATTGGGAGCTCCTTGATAGATGATGCGTTAACGTCGGGAAAAGCGGAAATCGAGGCGGAAGTAAGAGACTTACTAACCACCCTGATTGATGATTACGATATTGGTATTTCCATTCTTGCAGTGAAACTGCAGGATGTCGAGCTGCCGAATGCAGAAGTTCGATCAGCCTTTACAGCCGTGACGGACGCAAGGGAAACGATGAATACGAAAATCAATGAAGCAAAAAAATATCGGAACCAGCGATCAAATGAAGCGCAAGGTGAAAAAGATGCGGTCATGTCCAGGGCAAAAGGGGATAAAATTGCACGTGTGGAGCAGGCCCGTGGAGATGTAGCCGTATTCGATAAGTTGTATAACGAATACAAATCGAATCCTGAGATCACGAGAAAACGACTTGTATTAGAAACCCTGGAGAATGTTCTTCCGAATGCGGAAATATACATTATGAAGGATAGTGGAGAAACGTTGAAATACTTCCCGATTCGACAGCTTGAAAATCAAAACGGCCCGGTGAAGCAGGAAGGAAGTGAAGAGAATGAGTGA